tatataatattaataataatttgtaatcattttacattttaaggctAAAAATCTCAACAGAGAGCAACGCAATTtcccaaaactgaaataaatttaaatttgttctcactttacatgttttaaaaattaacagcGCTCTTAaattatgatttctttttcttaatctaaaaaatacagacaggaaGGCTTTTGTGTACAGCTCGAAAAAGAATTTCCAatgttttaaattcacaatgtCTACAGATTTGAAGGAGGATCATCCTGTCAAAAGATATTAGTAGATTCATAatagaaaaatgtatgtattgttGTATTATTCTAAGAGTCTTTTCTGAAGTTTAATTTTAGGTTGTAGATTTGTTTCACGTGCATTTCCCCAAACTTCAGTACATTATATACAGACATTTCTTACTCAACAGCTCCCTGTTTTATGAAGAATAGCGATTGCTTTCGATTAATATATTCTATGTGTGGCTTCCGACAGACTTTATGATCTGTAATCAAtcccaaaaatgttgtttcatgTGCTCTTTAAATTTCAACACCAAATTCAACCTAAAACTTTGaactttaaaagtttgttttctcacttttcATCTTCATGTCATCTggaatatttgattttcatgtCAGAATCTCTttgaaatgaactgaactgaaatcagACTGacctttgacacacacacacacacacacacacacacacacacacatacacacgttcACATACACACGTTCACAAACACAcgttcacaaacacacacacctccaacAGTAACGTCTTTCTCTGGTTCCTAACAGCCTGAGTCTTGGCCTGTGTTGCAGGAGGATGAGACAGGCGAGGGGCGCTTCAGCTTCCCCGGCTACGGCATGGGCCCCGCCTGCCTGCAGGCCAAAGACGGCATGGCCATCAagggcaacaacaacaacgccCCGGCCTCGGCCGCGCCCGAGAAGAGCATCGAGGAGATGAAGAAGCTGTTCATCGGCCGCGCCAAACGCATCGACACGGTGTCCCGCGTGGCCTTCCCGCTCGTCTTcctcatttttaacattttctactGGATCATTTACAAGATCATCCGCAGCGAGGACATCCACAAGCAGTAGTCgagaggcggaggaggaggaggaggaggaggaggaagagggcgAGAACAGTGCGAAGAGGAGAACgcagaaaaagagaaggaaacagagagagacgaCTTCTATCGGAGATATCATTGCCCCCTTTTTTCACGCCAACCACGCCTCCTTTCCTcgcccttcttcttcttcttcttcttctcgtGGACGAGGATAAGTTGCTCTTTGTGGCAGTCGCCCCTCAGCTCCTATATTTGAGATATTTATTGCTTTCTTTTCCCTTTATCCTCCTCTCCTGCCCCAAATCCCAACTCATTCCGGCTCTTCCCACCTCCCGAATAATCCGGACCAGTGCAATAGCAATGCAGTAAAATGCATGATATATGAATGTGGCAATATATTAATGAAAAGAtgacaaacacagactttttgCAGGCACGCCCAACAGACTGTGTGGGAGTGGGCGGACAGGAAGGAAAGAAGACGCTTGTGAAGGGTCTTGTATTTGATTTTcgggttttcttttttgtgcggAACAGAAATATAGTTCTATATGACAAAGTGATGTCGGGCCGGGGTGGGGGACGTGCGAGAAGCATACAGCAGTGTAATATACTCATATATCTATCGTAAGTggagaaaataaactttatttgcaaAGGCGGGGCATCTGGAAACGAGGGATttttcaccccaaaaaaaaGGACGGACGGCGGATCGGTGCTTCCATTCAATAAAAGCGATGCAAGGATCACGCATTCTATATATCTAGATTTGCTTCAAACGTGTATTGCAAGCACTCCTCAACGCTTTTCCTCCCCGCCCCCGCCGCCGCCAACAAACCTCGAAACTGCAGAGACACTCGAGGTTTCGCTGCTGCCGCTGTCAATCATACGACTGGacgaaaaaaataaaaaaaataaagaaacactgGACGAGCAGTGCTGAAGATTTTGAGACAAAATATCTCATTTATCTGTGGTGTTCCTAATTTATTTCATattgcatttgttgtttttctttaaatttatgtGCCAAGTAAACATGTCGCTTGTGGCTGTGCAGCGCTCTGCAGCTCCGACCTTTTCGCCGAGAGGAAGGTTTGACGTCACGTCGTGTCGGTCGACGTCTCGGGCTTCTGcagggtgttttgtttttttaaatccctgcTTTCATCGACTGGAGCGAATCCTGGACGGATCCTCGTTTGCTTTCCTGGTTGTGTTCATCGGGACTGAACCACAGATACGTTTACATCTTATTAGTGCTTCCTTGCTTTGACCCCGCCTTAATGTGACACCCCACCCTTCCCCCGCTGAGAGGACATATGTAGTAAACTATACAGATTATAGCACCTGTTATACCTTAATTGACTGTATTTCCATCTCATTCACACGACTGTAGCTGCAAACGCCGTCATCTGTGAAAAGCTACTTCATCACGCACACGGAGGATAAAAGCAGGATTTATTTTGCCATAGCCATGTTGGGTTTGATCGTTCTGCAGGTCATTGAgggtttttggtcttttttttttactttgcaccAGGCTTCTCTATGCAATGATCAGTATATGCAATTATGATTTTTTCCTTTCAGCAaatccatctaaaaaaaaacgtCACCTTTCATTGTTTTCTGGCTCATTTTTCCCACCGCTAGCTGCAAAACGGTCTTTAAAGCTCATCGGTAAATATAGAAAGAAAGGAGAAGATAAAATGGTAAAGTAATCAAACGTGTGCAAAGACTTTGACTCGGTTCATGACGATTAATGTCCAGAGAAACGAATTGAGCCAAAACATCTGAGCCAAAcacaacttggaaaaaaaagtgcagaaattagattttttttctgcacaaatgagtgaatttcttttctcattcatgttgtcatgtttattcaaaaaaatctcaaagcacttttttatttcacaaatgtaaaaagGTGAAAGGGGTGAAATTTTGTAGCAAAGCTAAACTGAACAAATTCATACTGCTTTTaagatttattgtatttttatcagaattttttcttttgaatttctcaattattcaatttaaaaattgtgtttagCTGGCGAATGAGCATCCagctccaaaacacacacgAGTGATATTGATCTTCTaatcaaatttttttcaaagaaagtgAATAATTCTATTTTCCAAAACTATTCCCACAGTATTAAACCACTTTACTGTGAGCGATTACCTCAGTCACACCgagtttaaacaaaaacataaagaaacaaagtGTGGTTCAGCAAAATGTTTAAGCCCGAGTCCAACTTGGTTTTGAAGCAAAACCAaagatatgttttatttttttctccagtgacgctcttctcattgccttttgctGCTGTTGTGAGGCAGGTGATGAAGATTCGTTGCAGGATGTGATATCATTCGGTCTGTGTTTATCATATGATTGCCAGATGCAGTGTTTCGGGTTTGCCAGATTACCTTCAGATATACATATTCcaaatatatatagagagac
Above is a window of Plectropomus leopardus isolate mb unplaced genomic scaffold, YSFRI_Pleo_2.0 unplaced_scaffold27070, whole genome shotgun sequence DNA encoding:
- the LOC121937672 gene encoding glycine receptor subunit alphaZ1-like → MGPACLQAKDGMAIKGNNNNAPASAAPEKSIEEMKKLFIGRAKRIDTVSRVAFPLVFLIFNIFYWIIYKIIRSEDIHKQ